The stretch of DNA GATTGAGTaacacgtgatcaccgatcacctgTTATAGGAAACTCATTTTATCAAAGAATTTGACAATGCAGAATGCAGCTGTTGGTGCAGTTTGCCATCCGACCGTTAGGGGGTCATTTAGacaatgcgagaactcgcatgcgagtttcataacattgcgggttttgatcggtcggttgaattgcacgtaaccaacagtccgcaatgtaagggctgatttagacggcgcgtgaACTTGCGATTTTAGATACATTGAGGACAACtggttacatccaattcagccaaccgatcaaataccgcaatgtaatgaaactcgcatgcgagttctcgcaccatgTAAATAGGCTTTAACTAAAATCCATGccagttcgcgcgccgtctaaatcagcccgtCGCCTGTTTTGCATTCCATGTAGAAAGAATGATATGATCACCGAtccgtcatagaaaacgaagtgccgGTCccttccatcatcatcattaaacAGTAAATTCCTCACCATTTATTGTAGCCCACACGCCATCAGCGTATTTCATAACTCCAACGTAGGTATGTTCACCTTTTTCTTCCATGGCCAGTATTTCCTTGAGCACAGTGGACTCAGTCTTACTGTTAATGATGGCAAGGTATCCCCCCTGAGCGTGGCAGGTGGCCAGGGCCTTACGCCAGGTCTTCTTACCACCGTAAAACCTATAGCAGCTGCCTGTGCGAGACCCCATATTGTACTCTGAAATCATTTCGATAACATATTGTAGATtcttaaccaagggatgaaagtcaCCCATTTCTGATGCGATGTTTTGGGGGTTAGTTCTAATAATTGAGAATGGCGAAttacaactggccggaggaagcacAAAATCGGGAGTTATGGAGAACCAAGGGataggcctttgcccagcagtgggacactcacacaaataggctaagaaaaaaaaatatatacgatAAGACCATTAAGAAATCTCAgtagtatatttattttatagtccAGAGCAAAATCGGTTTCATGATACGCATGATGAGCTCCATTAGACTATCGTAATATAGGTAGGTTAGTACATAAAAGTTTCAGTGATGCTCTTACCATGTTCTCCATCTCCACAGTTAATGGTCTTACTGGCCTTCTTGCAGAAGTATGGCAGCACACTCTCGCAGCTAACGTCCTCCATCTTGGCCCCGCCCGTCAGCGCCACGCAGTCCTCGTCCGCATTGTCGTTGTCCGGCTGACCGGCGGCCCAGCCAACCGGGATAGATGACAACGGCACTCCTGCCAAGTCATAATGCCTATAAGTCCCATATTTTAGCACCAGACGCTGCGTACAAGCCAGCCtcttctcaaccgattctcgtgaaattttatgAGCGAGTTCGATAAGTATGTGGAATTTTTTCACATGTTGTAATATTATTCCCATAATAATCCCGTAACTGACCTTCAAGAGACGTGAAGTTTTCCCTGACTAAGATAGAGTTGATCCCGGTGAACACGCTGCGAGTCAGCTTATGGTCATCCATAATGGCCGCCATCACCTGGGCCATGGCATTGGTCGTGGGAGAAGCTAGAACGCCACCTGTAGATTTCGGTTAACATTTAGAAACGCAACCAGATTTCGACAGAGTTTCGTttaaataactataaaattttgcTTAATAAGTgcttatttatgtaaatataatttatgtgtgatttatgaat from Cydia splendana chromosome 5, ilCydSple1.2, whole genome shotgun sequence encodes:
- the LOC134790330 gene encoding collectin-10-like: MVPARWSDAGMRCLLEGGVLASPTTNAMAQVMAAIMDDHKLTRSVFTGINSILVRENFTSLEGVPLSSIPVGWAAGQPDNDNADEDCVALTGGAKMEDVSCESVLPYFCKKASKTINCGDGEHGKSITETFMY